From Mesobacillus jeotgali, the proteins below share one genomic window:
- the abc-f gene encoding ribosomal protection-like ABC-F family protein, with the protein MITCSVNHISKMYGGNLIFEDMSFEINEKDRVGLVGPNGCGKTTLLRLVAGMEEPDNGQIHWKKGLKIGYLAQIPQYQESMTARDVLATAFDDLLDVQSQMKKMEMDMAAACEDSLKLERLLKKYGVLQERFALGGGYEMEANVNRVANGLRITNLLDSHFNSLSGGEKTKVGLGLSLLRNPELLLLDEPTNHLDIMAAEWLAEFLNDYDGTVIIISHDRYFLDETATKILDMEDGEIDLYHTNYSGFVKEKEAKLLREFQAYEEQQRKIKKMKEAIKRLRDWANRSNPPSSALHKRATNMERALARIEKLERPILNRKKMNFELDTAARSGKDVLVFKEVKKSFGTRELFEGVNLQLKYQDRAAIVGENGSGKTTLLKFIRSEISPDHGEMRIGSNVKIGYLSQHMELSSDDGSVLEAFRSEVVMNEGEARNVLAGFLFYGAAVFKKVSQLSGGERMRLRLAQLMHQDINFLILDEPTNHLDIDSREVLEEALEGFEGTLLAVSHDRYFLNKLFNKIYWLENGELTEITGNYDRARIKMEEKRKELEDTHPEVIHPAKTPFIREKSIMKSPAAPNENELLEKIEAQEAAIASIEDQMAIVSDLAVLQELHTKKEELENRCNLLYEKLEEIS; encoded by the coding sequence ATGATAACATGCAGTGTTAACCATATAAGCAAAATGTACGGCGGAAATCTGATTTTTGAGGATATGTCGTTTGAAATAAATGAGAAAGATCGAGTTGGCCTGGTTGGACCAAATGGATGCGGCAAGACGACATTGCTGCGGCTTGTTGCAGGCATGGAAGAACCGGACAATGGGCAGATTCACTGGAAGAAAGGCCTGAAGATTGGCTATCTGGCCCAGATACCACAATATCAGGAAAGCATGACTGCGAGAGATGTTCTGGCGACAGCTTTTGATGACTTACTGGATGTTCAGAGCCAGATGAAAAAGATGGAAATGGATATGGCAGCGGCATGCGAGGATTCGCTTAAGCTTGAAAGGCTGCTGAAAAAATACGGAGTGCTACAAGAGAGGTTTGCGCTTGGCGGCGGTTATGAAATGGAAGCGAATGTTAACCGGGTCGCCAATGGATTGAGGATTACAAACTTGCTCGATTCTCATTTCAATAGTCTGAGCGGCGGAGAGAAAACAAAGGTTGGCCTGGGACTGAGCCTGTTGCGGAATCCAGAGCTGCTGCTTCTCGACGAGCCGACCAACCATCTCGATATCATGGCTGCCGAATGGCTGGCAGAGTTTCTGAACGACTATGATGGGACCGTCATCATCATTTCCCATGACCGTTACTTTCTTGATGAAACGGCAACGAAAATCCTAGATATGGAAGACGGAGAAATTGACCTATACCATACAAATTACTCCGGGTTCGTGAAGGAAAAAGAAGCTAAATTGCTGCGTGAATTCCAGGCGTATGAAGAGCAGCAGCGAAAAATCAAGAAAATGAAGGAAGCAATTAAAAGGCTGAGAGACTGGGCAAACAGGTCGAATCCTCCAAGTTCAGCGCTCCATAAACGGGCAACGAATATGGAAAGGGCGCTTGCCAGGATTGAAAAGCTCGAAAGGCCGATTTTAAACAGAAAGAAAATGAATTTTGAACTTGATACAGCTGCCCGCAGCGGAAAAGATGTTCTGGTTTTCAAGGAAGTAAAGAAGTCATTCGGTACCCGAGAACTTTTTGAAGGTGTAAATCTGCAGCTTAAATATCAGGATCGGGCTGCAATCGTTGGCGAGAATGGCTCTGGAAAAACAACTCTTCTGAAATTCATCAGAAGTGAAATTTCACCGGATCATGGAGAAATGCGGATTGGCAGCAATGTAAAGATTGGCTATCTCTCCCAGCATATGGAGCTGTCGAGCGATGATGGATCTGTACTCGAAGCATTCAGGAGTGAAGTCGTCATGAACGAGGGGGAAGCGAGGAATGTGCTTGCAGGATTCTTGTTCTATGGCGCGGCTGTTTTCAAAAAGGTCTCCCAGCTTAGCGGAGGAGAACGGATGAGGCTGCGGCTCGCACAATTGATGCACCAGGACATCAACTTCCTTATCCTGGATGAACCGACAAATCATTTGGATATCGACTCAAGAGAAGTGCTGGAAGAGGCGCTCGAAGGATTCGAAGGAACATTGCTTGCCGTTTCCCATGACCGTTACTTCCTAAATAAACTTTTTAACAAGATATACTGGCTTGAAAATGGTGAGCTGACTGAAATAACGGGTAACTACGATCGGGCGAGGATCAAGATGGAAGAAAAACGGAAGGAGCTGGAGGATACGCACCCAGAGGTTATACATCCAGCAAAAACTCCGTTTATTAGGGAAAAGTCTATCATGAAATCTCCGGCTGCTCCAAACGAAAATGAACTCCTCGAAAAGATAGAAGCGCAGGAAGCAGCCATCGCTTCAATTGAAGACCAAATGGCCATTGTCTCAGATTTAGCTGTACTGCAGGAGCTTCACACCAAAAAAGAAGAACTGGAAAACAGATGCAATCTGCTTTATGAAAAGCTGGAGGAAATTTCATAA
- a CDS encoding polysaccharide biosynthesis protein has protein sequence MNTFLKGMSILVIATFLAEIVEFLVNMILARELGESGMGHYMTILPTIFLIMMLASFELPVSISKMIAEKDEVYHRSMIRHAIRLALVFTTVLLIAAAIVIPIIPVFTEYHPLLKWVVLSLIPVMTITAIARGFFMGKQEMGRIAVSHFLRRAVQLILLSALFQYFEFGSDTALLVAFCTLAGSELVVFLYLLHHFIMSYQKIRRVPGNPVSGREVRKSLVEVSVPTTGLRIFHSLTHAVQPFLIKYAIVSTGLSADMATEQFGMMAGIAMTIGFFPAFIAHSFLIILIPTVSKAYAEKDFRKLQKLLQHVMLLTLLYGLPSVTAFYFLAEPLTMTFFHSQQAAVYLQLLAPYFLFHYFTIPMQAYLIGLGLVKDTFIHSVYATAVTFALIYLLGSRPEWGMEGVIIGMNAGSMVILLLHYLTICKKIGITWLARSTITDSRT, from the coding sequence ATGAATACTTTTTTGAAAGGGATGTCCATCCTCGTAATTGCTACTTTTCTTGCTGAAATAGTGGAGTTCCTCGTTAATATGATTCTTGCGCGCGAGCTTGGGGAAAGCGGGATGGGGCATTATATGACCATTTTGCCGACGATTTTCCTGATCATGATGCTGGCTAGTTTTGAACTGCCAGTGTCAATATCAAAGATGATTGCTGAGAAGGATGAGGTGTACCACCGGAGCATGATCAGGCACGCCATCAGGCTGGCGCTGGTGTTCACAACCGTTCTGCTGATCGCGGCTGCCATAGTGATTCCAATCATACCGGTTTTCACTGAATACCATCCGCTGCTGAAATGGGTGGTGCTGTCGCTCATCCCGGTGATGACGATTACGGCCATTGCCAGGGGATTTTTCATGGGAAAGCAGGAGATGGGAAGAATCGCTGTTTCTCATTTCCTGCGCAGGGCAGTTCAGTTAATCCTGTTATCTGCCCTTTTCCAGTATTTCGAATTCGGCAGTGATACGGCACTTCTTGTAGCCTTTTGTACGCTTGCTGGAAGCGAATTGGTTGTATTCCTATATTTATTGCATCATTTTATCATGTCCTATCAAAAAATCAGGAGGGTTCCAGGAAATCCTGTAAGCGGAAGGGAGGTGCGAAAGAGTCTCGTTGAAGTTTCCGTCCCGACGACGGGCCTGAGGATTTTTCACTCGCTGACCCATGCCGTACAGCCGTTTTTGATTAAATATGCCATCGTAAGCACAGGACTTTCTGCAGATATGGCGACTGAACAATTTGGGATGATGGCGGGGATTGCGATGACAATTGGTTTTTTTCCGGCATTCATTGCGCATTCATTCCTGATTATCCTTATTCCAACTGTATCAAAGGCTTATGCGGAAAAAGATTTCCGAAAGCTGCAAAAATTGCTTCAGCACGTGATGCTGCTGACTTTACTGTATGGCTTACCGTCTGTCACCGCATTTTATTTTCTGGCTGAGCCATTGACGATGACATTTTTTCACTCTCAACAAGCCGCTGTTTACTTGCAGCTGTTGGCTCCATACTTCCTGTTCCACTACTTCACCATTCCGATGCAGGCCTATTTAATCGGTCTTGGTCTGGTAAAGGACACTTTTATCCATTCTGTATACGCTACCGCTGTCACTTTTGCACTGATTTACCTGCTTGGCTCAAGGCCGGAATGGGGAATGGAGGGGGTTATCATAGGCATGAATGCTGGAAGTATGGTTATCTTGCTTCTCCATTACCTGACGATTTGCAAGAAAATTGGCATCACCTGGCTGGCCAGGAGCACAATCACCGATTCCAGAACTTGA
- a CDS encoding DUF1284 domain-containing protein, which produces MGYSPEFVKKMESIVNDIRDPEKDFYIKVVAAFDDACMSCPHRGLEICEASEGSNEHVLSMDGKVIRHLGLVPNKHYLKSELVNWTAEKVEPADLDELCKNCSWLQYGVCKEGIAELRDKKSASVQG; this is translated from the coding sequence ATGGGTTACAGTCCGGAGTTTGTGAAGAAAATGGAGAGTATCGTGAATGATATTCGCGATCCGGAAAAGGATTTTTACATAAAGGTGGTTGCAGCCTTCGATGACGCCTGCATGTCATGTCCGCACCGCGGGCTAGAGATTTGCGAGGCAAGCGAGGGTTCGAATGAACATGTATTGTCAATGGACGGGAAAGTCATCCGTCACTTAGGTCTCGTACCTAATAAACATTATCTAAAGTCAGAGCTGGTAAATTGGACTGCAGAAAAGGTTGAACCTGCTGACCTTGATGAGCTTTGTAAAAACTGTTCCTGGCTGCAATATGGAGTGTGCAAGGAAGGGATTGCGGAACTGCGCGATAAGAAGAGTGCTAGCGTCCAGGGTTAA
- a CDS encoding TrkA C-terminal domain-containing protein, translating into MGILFIFIYLFIVFTVIEINTSIFIATGLDRTVARFQVISMLTGTGFTTGESELIIDHPVRRKLGAFLILFGAFSLAVIISAISKLLEDTFYTMEIAYAAGGLLVLVFILRAPKVQALMTGKLKSEMKENYELADLPISDVLLMDEDDEVREIAIKEDSQYADMTFDEIVDADDDIMLLFIKRGEINIRNKAYNTKLEPGDKLILYGNNPKIEEKFEDA; encoded by the coding sequence ATGGGTATTCTTTTCATTTTCATATACTTGTTCATAGTTTTTACCGTGATTGAGATTAATACATCTATCTTTATAGCAACTGGATTAGACAGAACTGTAGCCCGATTCCAGGTGATCTCCATGTTAACCGGCACTGGTTTTACAACGGGTGAATCGGAATTGATCATTGATCATCCTGTCAGAAGAAAATTGGGAGCTTTTTTGATTCTTTTTGGAGCCTTCTCACTTGCCGTTATTATTTCGGCCATAAGCAAACTTTTAGAAGATACTTTTTATACCATGGAAATCGCCTATGCTGCTGGCGGATTATTAGTTCTAGTGTTTATTTTGAGAGCGCCCAAAGTGCAAGCCCTGATGACAGGGAAATTGAAAAGTGAAATGAAAGAAAACTATGAGCTTGCTGATTTGCCAATCAGCGATGTCCTTTTAATGGACGAAGATGATGAGGTCCGGGAAATTGCCATCAAAGAGGACTCTCAATATGCTGATATGACCTTCGATGAAATAGTGGATGCAGACGATGATATCATGCTCCTATTCATTAAACGAGGCGAAATCAATATAAGGAACAAAGCATATAATACAAAATTAGAGCCGGGTGACAAATTAATTTTGTATGGCAATAACCCTAAAATTGAAGAAAAATTTGAAGATGCCTGA